In a single window of the Agromyces sp. H17E-10 genome:
- a CDS encoding MarR family winged helix-turn-helix transcriptional regulator — protein sequence MSSPSVDEAIARVEDQLAVVFNRARTVWKEAAQQIHPELNPAGYKLLSTIVRLGSSNAHQLAELFDMDKSVVSRQVRILEEDGLVMSRPDERDGRVRVLEPTAFAIERVAVLRAKNQARLHEALSERSVAELETFAEMLKVLAEA from the coding sequence ATGAGCAGCCCGTCCGTCGACGAGGCGATCGCCCGCGTCGAAGATCAGCTGGCCGTCGTCTTCAACCGCGCCCGCACGGTGTGGAAGGAGGCGGCCCAGCAGATCCATCCCGAGCTGAACCCCGCCGGGTACAAGCTGCTGTCGACGATCGTGCGACTCGGCTCGTCGAACGCGCACCAGCTCGCGGAGCTCTTCGACATGGACAAGAGCGTCGTGAGCCGGCAGGTGCGCATCCTCGAGGAGGACGGGCTGGTCATGAGCCGGCCCGACGAACGCGACGGGCGGGTGCGCGTGCTCGAGCCCACCGCGTTCGCGATCGAACGGGTCGCGGTGCTGCGGGCGAAGAACCAGGCGCGACTGCACGAGGCGCTCAGCGAGCGCTCGGTCGCCGAGCTCGAGACCTTCGCCGAGATGCTGAAGGTGCTCGCGGAGGCCTGA
- a CDS encoding MDR family MFS transporter, translated as MGMFVAVLSGTVVSTSMPVIISDLGGDQAAYTWVITASLLATAVSTPIWGKLADLLDRKLLLQIALGLFVVGTVIAGFSQSTTMLIAVRVVQGLGAGGLMSLVMIAVALIISPRERGKYMGIVGGIMALATIGGPLLGGVITDAFGWRANFFIGVPFAIAAIIMIQRTLHLPKPNRERVKIDYLGAILLTVGVSLLLIWVSMGGNQFDWDSMESFVIIGVSAAAVIGFVVTEFFVEEPIVPMTLFTNRTFTLSVIASISIGVAMFATSVFLAQYFQLARGATPTESGLMTIPMIVGQMGASIGIGQLVSRFGKWKGWMLLGTVFVIAGVTAMTTLRYDTEFTLVSVYMFVLGAGLGMVMQNLTLVVQNDTPPSQLGAASSGVNFFRSIAGTIGVTIMGSVLATQVTTHITDGLSKFTPTSPDEIDALKSLAGGTLPKVSELPDTIRVIVEGSYGHGIADVFFIAIPLAVLSLIAIAFLPNKPLSTKNAAQSLAEEAEQVAIDLADAEIAAPVTSSLQVVEGRDAATGAGPEASARSSKTAGTATAEEARK; from the coding sequence ATGGGCATGTTCGTCGCCGTGCTCTCGGGCACGGTCGTCTCGACCTCGATGCCCGTCATCATCTCCGACCTCGGAGGCGACCAGGCCGCCTACACCTGGGTCATCACCGCGAGCCTGCTCGCGACCGCCGTCTCGACCCCGATCTGGGGCAAGCTCGCCGACCTCCTCGACCGCAAGCTGCTGCTGCAGATCGCGCTCGGCCTCTTCGTCGTCGGCACCGTCATCGCCGGCTTCTCGCAGTCGACCACGATGCTCATCGCCGTCCGCGTCGTGCAGGGCCTCGGCGCCGGCGGCCTCATGTCGCTCGTCATGATCGCCGTCGCGCTCATCATCTCGCCGCGCGAGCGCGGCAAGTACATGGGCATCGTCGGCGGCATCATGGCCCTCGCCACGATCGGCGGGCCGCTGCTCGGCGGCGTCATCACCGACGCGTTCGGCTGGCGCGCCAACTTCTTCATCGGCGTGCCCTTCGCGATCGCCGCGATCATCATGATCCAGCGCACGCTGCACCTGCCGAAGCCGAACCGCGAGCGCGTCAAGATCGACTACCTCGGCGCGATCCTGCTCACCGTGGGCGTCTCGCTCCTGCTCATCTGGGTGTCGATGGGCGGCAACCAGTTCGACTGGGACTCGATGGAGAGCTTCGTCATCATCGGCGTCTCGGCTGCGGCCGTCATCGGCTTCGTCGTCACGGAGTTCTTCGTCGAGGAGCCCATCGTCCCGATGACCCTCTTCACGAACCGCACCTTCACCCTCTCGGTGATCGCATCGATCTCGATCGGCGTGGCGATGTTCGCGACGAGCGTCTTCCTCGCGCAGTACTTCCAGCTCGCGCGCGGTGCGACGCCGACCGAGTCGGGCCTCATGACGATCCCCATGATCGTCGGCCAGATGGGCGCCTCGATCGGCATCGGCCAGCTCGTCAGCCGCTTCGGCAAGTGGAAGGGCTGGATGCTGCTCGGCACGGTCTTCGTGATCGCCGGCGTCACCGCGATGACGACCCTGCGCTACGACACCGAGTTCACCCTCGTGTCGGTCTACATGTTCGTGCTCGGCGCAGGCCTCGGCATGGTCATGCAGAACCTGACCCTCGTCGTGCAGAACGACACCCCGCCGTCGCAGCTCGGTGCCGCGAGCTCGGGCGTGAACTTCTTCCGCTCGATCGCCGGCACCATCGGCGTGACGATCATGGGCTCGGTGCTCGCCACCCAGGTGACGACCCACATCACCGACGGCCTGTCGAAGTTCACGCCGACCTCGCCCGACGAGATCGACGCGCTCAAGTCGCTCGCGGGCGGCACGCTGCCGAAGGTCTCGGAGCTGCCCGACACGATCCGCGTGATCGTCGAGGGCTCGTACGGCCACGGCATCGCCGACGTCTTCTTCATCGCGATCCCCCTCGCGGTGCTGAGCCTCATCGCGATCGCGTTCCTCCCGAACAAGCCGCTGTCGACGAAGAACGCCGCGCAGAGCCTGGCCGAGGAGGCCGAGCAGGTCGCGATCGACCTCGCCGACGCCGAGATCGCCGCGCCGGTCACCTCGTCGCTGCAGGTCGTCGAGGGGCGGGATGCCGCGACCGGCGCCGGCCCCGAGGCATCCGCCCGCTCGTCGAAGACCGCAGGCACCGCCACGGCCGAGGAGGCCCGCAAGTAG
- a CDS encoding Xaa-Pro dipeptidyl-peptidase, giving the protein MSSAVPTTARRRLTRTAALLTAVIAGAGLAAAAPAYASPEPAEPTFVDGLSQAVFTKNSAEWINEEAWVESDVDSDRDGKPDLVHIDVSRVPETNTAGLDVPVIMELSPYYAGGSQVTNWPVDHELGDPPATKDPWPAYVPTNRTSPTISRSLESTWVPRGFAVVHAEGFGSGWSEGCPTSGGTNESLAGKAVVDWLNGRAKAYTKPDRATEVAADWTTGSVGMIGTSYNGTLPIGVASTGVEGLDAIVPVSAISDWYDYYRANGAVRAPGGYQGEDLDVLADYVYTRFDQEICQPIIDELRANEDRATGDRSAFWEERNYLANADKIHAATLVAHGLNDWNVMTKNAAALYEELKAHGVPHQIYLHQGGHGGNPTDTMLNRWFTRYLYDVDNGVEQLPKAYIVREDKTLTEYPEWPDPAMEDVKLKLAPAATADGVGALAVSRNPSKAFEDLVDDASITAAQLAAAATSPNRLAYRTGTLGTPMRLSGTPTVSLRLAVDRPKANLTALLVEYPLTGSPKIITRGWMDVENRESDAVTTPVTPGTAYDFSFDLQPKDYVFQTGSQIGVVVLSSDREYTVRPAPGTTLSLQPFASEVHLPLVGGTEALNASLHAAR; this is encoded by the coding sequence ATGTCATCAGCGGTACCAACGACCGCACGACGACGCCTGACCCGCACCGCCGCACTGCTGACCGCCGTCATCGCCGGCGCCGGTCTCGCCGCCGCCGCGCCGGCGTACGCGAGTCCTGAGCCGGCCGAGCCGACGTTCGTCGACGGCCTCTCCCAGGCCGTCTTCACGAAGAACTCGGCCGAGTGGATCAACGAGGAGGCCTGGGTCGAGAGCGACGTCGACTCCGACCGCGACGGCAAGCCCGACCTCGTGCACATCGACGTCAGCCGGGTGCCCGAGACGAACACCGCCGGTCTCGACGTGCCCGTCATCATGGAGCTGAGCCCGTACTACGCGGGCGGCTCGCAGGTCACGAACTGGCCGGTCGACCACGAGCTCGGCGACCCGCCCGCGACGAAGGACCCGTGGCCCGCCTACGTGCCGACGAACCGCACGAGCCCCACGATCTCGCGCTCGCTCGAGAGCACGTGGGTGCCCCGCGGCTTCGCCGTCGTGCACGCCGAGGGCTTCGGCAGCGGCTGGTCGGAGGGCTGCCCCACCTCGGGCGGCACGAACGAGTCGCTCGCCGGCAAGGCGGTCGTCGACTGGCTCAACGGCCGGGCCAAGGCCTACACGAAGCCCGACCGCGCGACCGAGGTCGCCGCCGACTGGACGACGGGCAGCGTCGGCATGATCGGCACCTCGTACAACGGCACGCTGCCGATCGGCGTCGCCTCGACCGGCGTCGAGGGGCTCGACGCGATCGTCCCCGTCTCGGCGATCTCCGACTGGTACGACTACTACCGCGCCAACGGCGCCGTGCGCGCACCGGGCGGCTACCAGGGTGAAGACCTCGACGTGCTCGCCGACTACGTGTACACGCGCTTCGACCAGGAGATCTGCCAGCCGATCATCGACGAGCTGCGCGCGAACGAAGACCGCGCCACGGGCGACCGCAGCGCGTTCTGGGAGGAGCGCAACTACCTCGCGAACGCCGACAAGATCCACGCCGCCACTCTCGTCGCCCACGGGCTCAACGACTGGAACGTCATGACGAAGAACGCCGCGGCCCTCTACGAGGAGCTCAAGGCGCACGGCGTGCCGCACCAGATCTACCTGCACCAGGGCGGCCACGGCGGCAACCCGACCGACACGATGCTCAACCGCTGGTTCACGCGCTACCTGTACGACGTCGACAACGGCGTCGAGCAGCTGCCGAAGGCGTACATCGTGCGCGAGGACAAGACGCTCACCGAGTACCCCGAGTGGCCCGATCCCGCGATGGAGGACGTGAAGCTCAAGCTCGCCCCGGCGGCCACTGCTGACGGCGTCGGCGCGCTCGCGGTGTCGCGCAACCCGAGCAAGGCGTTCGAGGACCTCGTCGACGACGCGTCGATCACCGCGGCCCAGCTCGCGGCTGCGGCCACGTCGCCGAACCGCCTCGCCTACCGCACGGGCACGCTCGGCACGCCGATGCGACTCTCGGGCACCCCGACGGTGTCGCTGCGACTCGCGGTCGACCGCCCGAAGGCGAACCTCACCGCACTCCTCGTCGAGTACCCGCTGACGGGCTCGCCGAAGATCATCACGCGCGGCTGGATGGACGTCGAGAACCGCGAGTCCGACGCCGTCACGACTCCGGTCACGCCCGGCACGGCGTACGACTTCTCGTTCGACCTGCAGCCGAAGGACTACGTGTTCCAGACCGGCTCGCAGATCGGCGTGGTCGTGCTCTCGAGCGACCGCGAGTACACGGTGCGCCCGGCCCCCGGGACGACGCTCTCGCTGCAGCCCTTCGCGTCCGAGGTGCACCTGCCCCTCGTCGGAGGCACCGAGGCGCTGAACGCGTCGCTGCACGCGGCGCGCTGA
- a CDS encoding MarR family winged helix-turn-helix transcriptional regulator: MQSSTDPSSLTDLIGDLVSVNNRLTRLAAASTPAAESPAVWRTIAVLRDLGPMRLGELARVSRVSQPTMTKLVHTLDERGWIRRIADANDARAWLISADPAGLAALDAWRDELVGAMAPYFDDLSADERDALARAVAVIRTRIERADDAARNGATA; encoded by the coding sequence ATGCAATCTTCCACCGATCCGTCCAGCCTGACCGACCTCATCGGCGATCTCGTCTCGGTGAACAACCGCCTCACCCGCCTCGCCGCCGCCTCGACGCCCGCCGCCGAGTCGCCGGCCGTCTGGCGCACGATCGCCGTGCTGCGCGACCTCGGCCCGATGCGCCTCGGCGAGCTCGCCCGCGTCAGCCGCGTCAGCCAGCCCACGATGACGAAGCTCGTGCACACCCTCGACGAGCGCGGCTGGATCCGCCGCATCGCCGACGCGAACGACGCCCGCGCCTGGCTCATCTCGGCCGATCCAGCGGGTCTCGCGGCGCTCGACGCCTGGCGCGACGAGCTCGTCGGGGCGATGGCCCCCTACTTCGACGACCTCTCGGCCGACGAGCGCGACGCGCTCGCCAGGGCCGTGGCCGTCATCCGCACCCGTATCGAGCGCGCGGACGACGCCGCGCGGAATGGAGCCACTGCGTGA
- a CDS encoding PucR family transcriptional regulator — MTVSQLVNLIARELGRPALLEDGRYRVVAFSPQSEVIDEVRRRSILEHHAGPSVHSWLAGLGVYSSDEVMHVPRNPSLGMMQRLHVPIRTPDGTRAHLWLIEEPEVMAPEDVARARELAGRLAEEWARLLSQRDDETARRAERTRALFLGEPRERLLAADELVASGDVDPSTAFRTHLLTARDRGVPGREELEGAERRIRRLLAGLAPLTLVTADGVLVVAPDDGGRLHPDTGVVAERLRSAAIRADGPLSDPIVAVGGAVVHLADSARSHREARRALAVATAFGLPGPTIAWDELGVYRGLQSAAALGLRSADFSAGFAGLLDERDGDVLLETLEAYFEHGGRLRDVAARLNVHRATAYHRLARIERILGVDLRDGLEHLGLHLAVLLHRIEASASVEEDAGS, encoded by the coding sequence GTGACCGTCAGTCAGCTCGTCAATCTCATCGCCCGTGAACTCGGCCGCCCCGCCCTCCTCGAAGACGGCCGGTACCGCGTCGTCGCCTTCAGCCCGCAGTCGGAGGTCATCGACGAGGTGCGGCGCCGCTCGATCCTCGAGCACCACGCCGGCCCGAGCGTGCATTCCTGGCTCGCGGGGCTCGGCGTGTACAGCTCCGACGAGGTCATGCACGTGCCCCGCAACCCGTCGCTCGGCATGATGCAACGGCTCCACGTGCCCATCCGCACACCCGACGGCACCCGAGCACACCTCTGGCTCATCGAGGAGCCCGAGGTGATGGCGCCCGAGGACGTCGCCCGCGCACGCGAGCTCGCCGGGCGCCTCGCCGAGGAATGGGCGAGGCTCCTCTCGCAGCGCGACGACGAGACCGCCCGACGGGCCGAGCGCACCCGCGCGCTGTTCCTCGGCGAGCCCCGCGAGCGGCTCCTGGCGGCCGACGAGCTGGTCGCCTCGGGCGATGTCGACCCGTCGACCGCGTTCCGCACCCACCTGCTGACCGCGCGCGACCGGGGCGTGCCCGGACGCGAGGAGCTCGAGGGCGCCGAACGACGGATCCGACGGCTGCTCGCGGGTCTCGCACCGCTCACCCTCGTGACCGCCGACGGGGTGCTCGTCGTCGCGCCCGACGACGGCGGGCGCCTGCATCCCGACACCGGCGTCGTCGCCGAGCGCCTCCGGTCGGCCGCGATCCGCGCCGACGGCCCGCTGAGCGACCCGATCGTCGCGGTCGGCGGTGCGGTCGTCCACCTCGCCGACTCGGCCAGGAGCCACCGCGAGGCACGGCGGGCCCTCGCGGTCGCGACGGCCTTCGGGCTTCCGGGCCCCACGATCGCCTGGGACGAGCTCGGCGTGTACCGCGGCCTGCAGTCCGCAGCCGCGCTCGGCCTCCGGTCGGCCGACTTCTCGGCCGGATTCGCCGGACTCCTCGACGAGCGCGACGGCGACGTCCTGCTCGAGACGCTCGAGGCGTACTTCGAGCACGGCGGCCGGCTCCGCGACGTCGCCGCCCGACTCAACGTGCACCGGGCGACCGCCTACCATCGCCTCGCACGCATCGAACGCATCCTCGGCGTCGACCTGCGCGACGGGCTCGAGCACCTCGGCCTGCACCTGGCGGTGCTCCTGCACCGGATCGAGGCCTCCGCGAGCGTCGAGGAGGACGCCGGCTCCTGA
- a CDS encoding M64 family metallopeptidase, giving the protein MNAQPLAPPPARRTPAQAARRVGALALAAALTTGLTVTAAQSATADEPAVGSSTLVPIQVTGDPSERFSLVILGDGYTADEQPLFREQVEKHLETMWSIEPYKSYRNYFNVYAVEIISGESGISCDSSLDSPRRDTPLKMSFWGGCNPKSVQRLITMDGAKAREYAKIAPKVDQVLALANSDTYGGAGGSYATASGGNSLSALISPHEIGHSLGGLADEYDYYTRGVTTGDYTGGEPRSAHHTIMTVDEMASQQAKWWRWLGEPSEAGGVIGAYEGGQYYSTGIFRPSRHSMMKTLGYQMDQVSREIMTERISSKIPLIADAPDEATPVSADEVISIDVAHPVYHELDITWTINGKAVPKPHDSTTQLDLAKTKAKAGDVVTVTVVDDTPFVRDPALRERPSMTQTRSWTVGTGRAAASDVAPAFTESTQTERPVGANDVLYVETTHRADRVFDVIWTVDGVRQANPHNARTLALADLGLSVGTHTVTASVGDSKRPGAAAETRTWTVDAQGPTVESVVSAPVETSVGENGEPHYVVDESFTMKLAATDDQAGALVTEFRLDGDGWHNYYGWPTDANAPFLFTPTGTNVDDLIYGNLGTGGMSLSPFQEREPGYGTHRVEYRATDAAGNIGPVQAFTVDVRQ; this is encoded by the coding sequence ATGAACGCCCAACCGCTCGCCCCGCCCCCCGCCCGACGCACCCCCGCGCAGGCCGCGCGCCGGGTCGGCGCCCTCGCGCTCGCCGCAGCGCTGACCACCGGCCTGACGGTCACCGCCGCCCAGTCCGCGACCGCCGACGAGCCCGCCGTCGGCAGCTCGACGCTCGTTCCGATCCAGGTCACCGGCGACCCGTCGGAGCGCTTCTCGCTCGTCATCCTCGGCGACGGCTACACCGCCGACGAGCAGCCGCTCTTCCGCGAGCAGGTCGAGAAGCACCTCGAGACCATGTGGAGCATCGAGCCGTACAAGAGCTACCGCAACTACTTCAACGTCTACGCGGTCGAGATCATCTCGGGCGAGTCCGGCATCAGCTGCGACTCGTCGCTCGACTCCCCGCGCCGCGACACCCCGCTCAAGATGTCGTTCTGGGGCGGCTGCAACCCGAAGAGCGTGCAGCGGCTCATCACCATGGACGGCGCCAAGGCCCGCGAGTACGCGAAGATCGCGCCGAAGGTCGACCAGGTGCTCGCGCTCGCCAACAGCGACACGTACGGCGGAGCCGGCGGCAGCTACGCGACCGCGAGCGGCGGCAACTCGCTCTCGGCGCTCATCTCGCCGCACGAGATCGGCCACTCGCTCGGCGGCCTCGCCGACGAGTACGACTACTACACGCGCGGCGTGACCACGGGTGACTACACCGGCGGCGAACCGCGGTCGGCGCACCACACCATCATGACCGTCGACGAGATGGCCTCGCAGCAGGCCAAGTGGTGGCGCTGGCTCGGCGAGCCGAGCGAGGCCGGCGGCGTCATCGGCGCCTACGAGGGCGGCCAGTACTACTCGACCGGCATCTTCCGCCCCAGCCGGCACTCGATGATGAAGACGCTCGGCTACCAGATGGACCAGGTCTCGCGCGAGATCATGACCGAGCGCATCTCGTCGAAGATCCCGCTCATTGCCGACGCGCCCGACGAGGCGACCCCCGTCTCGGCCGACGAGGTCATCTCGATCGACGTCGCCCACCCCGTCTACCACGAGCTCGACATCACGTGGACGATCAACGGCAAGGCGGTGCCGAAGCCGCACGACTCGACGACCCAGCTCGACCTCGCCAAGACGAAGGCGAAGGCCGGCGACGTCGTGACCGTGACGGTCGTCGACGACACGCCGTTCGTTCGCGATCCCGCGCTCCGCGAGCGCCCCTCGATGACGCAGACGCGGTCGTGGACCGTCGGCACCGGCCGGGCGGCCGCGAGCGATGTCGCGCCCGCGTTCACCGAGTCGACCCAGACCGAGCGCCCCGTCGGCGCGAACGACGTGCTCTACGTCGAGACGACGCACCGCGCCGACCGGGTCTTCGACGTGATCTGGACGGTCGACGGCGTGCGCCAGGCCAACCCGCACAACGCGCGCACCCTCGCGCTCGCCGACCTCGGGCTCTCGGTCGGCACGCACACGGTCACGGCCTCGGTCGGCGACTCGAAGCGGCCCGGCGCCGCGGCCGAGACGCGCACGTGGACGGTCGACGCGCAGGGTCCGACCGTCGAGTCCGTCGTCTCGGCACCCGTCGAGACCTCGGTCGGCGAGAACGGCGAGCCGCACTACGTCGTCGACGAGTCGTTCACGATGAAGCTGGCCGCGACCGACGACCAGGCCGGCGCCCTCGTCACCGAGTTCCGCCTCGACGGCGACGGCTGGCACAACTACTACGGCTGGCCGACCGACGCGAACGCGCCGTTCCTGTTCACGCCGACGGGCACGAACGTCGACGACCTGATCTACGGCAACCTCGGCACGGGTGGCATGTCGCTCTCCCCGTTCCAGGAGCGCGAGCCGGGCTACGGCACGCACCGGGTCGAGTACCGTGCGACCGACGCGGCGGGCAACATCGGACCGGTGCAGGCGTTCACCGTCGACGTGCGGCAGTGA
- the rplL gene encoding 50S ribosomal protein L7/L12, with product MAKLTTEELLEQFAGLTLVELSEFVKAFEEKFEVTAAAPVAVAGAAGGAGAAEEAEEKDSFDVILEAAGDKKIQVIKVVRELTSLGLGEAKAVVDGAPKAVLEGANKETADKAKAALEEAGATVTLK from the coding sequence ATGGCGAAGCTCACCACCGAAGAGCTGCTCGAGCAGTTTGCCGGCCTGACGCTTGTCGAGCTCAGCGAGTTCGTGAAGGCGTTCGAGGAGAAGTTCGAAGTCACCGCGGCCGCTCCGGTCGCCGTCGCCGGCGCTGCCGGTGGCGCGGGCGCTGCTGAAGAGGCTGAGGAGAAGGACTCCTTCGACGTCATCCTCGAGGCCGCCGGCGACAAGAAGATCCAGGTCATCAAGGTCGTCCGCGAGCTCACCTCGCTCGGCCTCGGCGAGGCCAAGGCCGTCGTCGACGGTGCTCCCAAGGCCGTGCTCGAGGGCGCGAACAAGGAGACCGCCGACAAGGCGAAGGCCGCCCTCGAGGAGGCCGGCGCGACCGTCACCCTCAAGTAA
- a CDS encoding MFS transporter — MTAHATRETSASILKQPKAVWAVAFACVIAFMGIGLVDPILPAIAESLKATPTETEMLFTSYLLITGLAMLGTSWLSSRIGAKKTLLIGLGLIIVFAAAAGLSQNVESVIGFRAGWGLGNALFISTALATIVGAAAGGTGSAIILYEAALGLGIAIGPLLGGLLGHVSWRGPFFGTAALMAVGFIAIVAFLKDDPDAARPEPTKLSAPIRALRQPALAVLAAAALFYNIGFFVLLAYSPFPLGFDALGLGFTFFGWGLALAITSVFVAPLLTARMPRTRVLWIALPLLSLDLVAAGVFIDDQAALVACIVVGGLVLGVLNTVLTECVMEATDLQRSVASSAYSAVRFLGGAIAPPAAAELAHLIAPDAPYYAAAISVGVALVIVVAGHRALRRVDRVEEEPAEVEAEAITVGDAA, encoded by the coding sequence GTGACCGCCCACGCCACCCGCGAGACATCCGCATCGATCCTGAAGCAGCCGAAGGCCGTCTGGGCCGTCGCGTTCGCGTGCGTGATCGCGTTCATGGGCATCGGCCTCGTCGACCCGATCCTCCCGGCGATCGCCGAGAGCCTGAAGGCGACGCCGACCGAGACCGAGATGCTCTTCACGAGCTACCTGCTCATCACCGGCCTCGCGATGCTCGGCACGAGCTGGCTGTCGAGCCGCATCGGCGCGAAGAAGACGCTGCTCATCGGGCTCGGGCTCATCATCGTGTTCGCGGCGGCCGCCGGTCTCTCGCAGAACGTCGAGTCGGTGATCGGCTTCCGCGCGGGCTGGGGCCTCGGCAACGCGCTCTTCATCTCGACCGCGCTCGCGACGATCGTCGGCGCGGCGGCGGGCGGCACCGGCTCCGCGATCATCCTCTACGAGGCGGCGCTCGGCCTCGGCATCGCGATCGGGCCGCTCCTCGGGGGCCTCCTCGGCCACGTCAGCTGGCGGGGCCCGTTCTTCGGCACCGCAGCGCTCATGGCGGTCGGCTTCATCGCGATCGTGGCCTTCCTGAAAGACGATCCGGATGCCGCTCGTCCCGAGCCGACGAAACTCTCCGCCCCGATCCGGGCGCTCCGTCAGCCCGCCCTCGCCGTGCTCGCCGCGGCCGCCCTGTTCTACAACATCGGCTTCTTCGTGCTGCTCGCGTACTCGCCGTTCCCGCTCGGGTTCGACGCCCTCGGCCTCGGCTTCACGTTCTTCGGCTGGGGCCTCGCGCTCGCGATCACGTCGGTCTTCGTCGCGCCGCTGCTGACGGCTCGGATGCCGCGCACCCGCGTGCTCTGGATCGCACTGCCGCTGCTCTCGCTCGACCTCGTCGCGGCCGGGGTGTTCATCGACGACCAGGCGGCGCTCGTCGCGTGCATCGTCGTCGGCGGACTCGTGCTCGGTGTGCTCAACACGGTGCTCACCGAGTGCGTCATGGAGGCGACCGACCTGCAGCGCTCCGTCGCGTCGAGCGCCTACTCGGCGGTGCGGTTCCTCGGCGGCGCGATCGCCCCGCCGGCCGCCGCCGAACTGGCCCACCTGATCGCACCCGACGCCCCGTACTACGCGGCCGCGATCTCGGTCGGCGTCGCCCTCGTGATCGTCGTCGCCGGGCACCGCGCGCTCCGCCGGGTCGACCGCGTCGAGGAGGAGCCCGCGGAGGTCGAGGCGGAGGCCATCACCGTCGGCGACGCCGCCTAG
- the rplJ gene encoding 50S ribosomal protein L10, with protein sequence MANKEASVAELTNLFESSAAVLLTEYRGLTVAQLKELRNSIRQDASYAVVKNTLTKIAANKAGITTLDDDLTGPSAVAFVHGDFVATAKAVRDFAKANPNLVIKGGVFEGKTLDADEVNKYASLESREVLLAKAAGMMKATMGKAAATIDALRAKLETVEAA encoded by the coding sequence ATGGCGAACAAGGAAGCCTCGGTTGCCGAACTCACGAACCTGTTCGAGAGCTCGGCCGCCGTTCTGCTGACCGAATACCGCGGCCTGACGGTTGCCCAGCTCAAGGAGCTGCGCAACAGCATCCGTCAGGACGCGAGCTACGCCGTGGTGAAGAACACGCTGACCAAGATCGCCGCCAACAAGGCCGGCATCACGACGCTGGACGACGACCTCACCGGTCCGTCCGCCGTCGCCTTCGTGCATGGTGACTTCGTCGCCACTGCCAAGGCCGTGCGTGACTTCGCCAAGGCGAACCCGAATCTTGTGATCAAGGGCGGCGTCTTCGAGGGCAAGACCCTCGACGCCGACGAGGTCAACAAGTACGCCTCGCTCGAGAGCCGTGAGGTTCTGCTCGCGAAGGCGGCGGGAATGATGAAGGCGACGATGGGCAAGGCTGCCGCCACCATCGATGCCCTTCGCGCAAAGCTGGAGACCGTCGAGGCCGCGTAA